One Mycolicibacterium goodii genomic region harbors:
- a CDS encoding ABC transporter permease, whose translation MAGVATSSRQRSKIAPYLMILPALVYLGIFFVVPFFTLARTSLSSSGGSVYLPTLTFDWNFGNYLHAFSAYQDQILRSFGYAFVATVLCVILAFPLAYVIAFKAGRFKNLILGLVILPFFVTFLIRTIAWKTILADDGWVVSALGAIGLLPDEGRLLSTPWAVIGGLTYNWIIFMILPLYVSLEKIDPRLIEASKDLYSSNTRSFTKVILPLSMPGVLAGSMLVFIPAVGDFINADYLGSTQTTMIGNVIQKQFLVVKDYPAAAALSMVLMVIILVGVLMYTRALGTEDLV comes from the coding sequence GTGGCGGGTGTAGCCACCAGTAGTCGGCAGCGGAGCAAGATCGCTCCGTACCTCATGATCCTGCCTGCGCTGGTGTATCTCGGGATCTTCTTCGTGGTGCCGTTCTTCACGTTGGCGCGCACCTCGCTGTCGTCGTCCGGTGGGTCGGTCTATCTGCCCACGCTGACGTTCGACTGGAACTTCGGCAACTATCTGCACGCCTTCAGCGCGTACCAGGATCAGATCCTGAGGTCCTTCGGGTATGCGTTCGTGGCCACCGTGTTGTGCGTGATCCTGGCGTTTCCGCTCGCCTACGTGATCGCGTTCAAAGCGGGACGGTTCAAGAACCTGATCCTGGGCCTGGTGATCCTGCCCTTCTTCGTGACATTCCTGATCCGCACGATCGCCTGGAAAACGATTCTTGCCGACGACGGTTGGGTGGTCAGCGCGCTCGGTGCGATCGGTCTGCTGCCTGACGAGGGTCGGCTGTTGTCGACCCCGTGGGCGGTGATCGGCGGCCTCACCTACAACTGGATCATCTTCATGATCCTGCCGCTGTACGTGAGCCTGGAGAAGATCGACCCGCGCCTCATCGAGGCATCGAAGGACCTGTACTCCTCGAACACCCGCAGCTTCACGAAAGTGATTCTGCCGCTGTCGATGCCGGGAGTGCTCGCGGGAAGCATGCTGGTGTTCATCCCGGCGGTCGGTGACTTCATCAACGCCGACTATCTGGGCAGTACGCAGACCACGATGATCGGCAACGTGATCCAGAAGCAGTTCCTGGTGGTCAAGGACTATCCGGCGGCCGCGGCGTTGAGCATGGTGCTGATGGTGATCATCCTCGTCGGTGTGCTGATGTACACCCGCGCCCTCGGTACGGAGGACCTGGTATGA
- a CDS encoding ABC transporter ATP-binding protein codes for MIEIDHVTKRFADYVAVADADFSIAQGEFFSLLGPSGCGKTTTLRMIAGFESPTEGAIRLEGVDVSRTPPHKRNVNTVFQHYALFPHMTVWDNVAYGPRSRKKSEKKDSAAIKRSVDELLEIVKLTDFAKRKPAQLSGGQQQRVALARALVNYPSALLLDEPLGALDLKLRHAMQFELKRIQREVGITFIYVTHDQEEALTMSDRIAVMNAGNVEQIGTPTEIYDKPATVFVASFIGQANLWPGRQTGRTNGEYVDVEVLGTKLKAKPGDTAIEAGGHATLMIRPERVRVSIDQPTGDVATVPATVTDLTFQGPVVRLSLAAPDDSTIIAHVGAEQNLPLLRPGDRVHVSWSPDASRVLPAADIPTTEDLEDMLDDS; via the coding sequence GTGATCGAGATCGACCACGTCACGAAGCGATTTGCCGACTACGTGGCCGTGGCCGACGCCGACTTCTCCATCGCACAGGGCGAGTTCTTCTCGCTGCTCGGCCCGTCGGGATGCGGCAAGACCACCACGCTGCGGATGATCGCCGGCTTCGAGAGCCCCACCGAAGGCGCCATCCGCCTCGAAGGGGTCGACGTTTCCCGTACTCCGCCGCACAAGCGCAACGTCAACACAGTCTTTCAGCACTACGCGCTGTTCCCGCACATGACCGTGTGGGACAACGTCGCGTACGGGCCGCGCAGTAGGAAGAAGTCCGAGAAGAAGGACTCGGCGGCGATCAAGCGCAGTGTCGACGAGCTACTCGAGATCGTGAAGCTCACCGACTTCGCCAAGCGCAAGCCCGCCCAGTTGTCCGGCGGACAACAACAACGCGTGGCGCTGGCGCGCGCCCTGGTCAACTACCCGAGCGCGCTGCTGCTCGACGAGCCACTCGGCGCGCTCGACCTCAAGCTGCGCCACGCGATGCAGTTCGAGCTCAAGCGCATCCAGCGCGAGGTCGGCATCACGTTCATCTACGTCACGCACGATCAGGAAGAAGCCCTCACGATGAGCGACCGGATCGCGGTGATGAACGCCGGCAACGTCGAGCAGATCGGTACGCCCACCGAGATCTACGACAAGCCGGCGACGGTGTTCGTCGCGAGCTTCATCGGACAGGCCAACCTCTGGCCGGGTCGCCAGACCGGGCGCACCAACGGCGAATACGTCGACGTCGAGGTGCTCGGCACGAAGCTGAAGGCCAAGCCAGGAGATACGGCGATCGAAGCGGGCGGGCACGCCACGCTGATGATCCGGCCCGAACGGGTCCGCGTCTCGATCGACCAACCGACCGGAGACGTCGCGACGGTTCCCGCGACCGTCACCGATCTGACATTCCAGGGCCCGGTCGTGCGTCTGTCCCTGGCCGCGCCCGACGACTCGACGATCATTGCTCACGTGGGGGCCGAACAGAACCTGCCCTTGCTGCGGCCAGGAGACCGGGTGCATGTCAGCTGGTCGCCGGACGCATCCCGGGTTCTGCCGGCGGCCGACATCCCCACGACCGAAGACCTCGAGGACATGCTGGACGACTCGTAA
- a CDS encoding MFS transporter codes for MAEAVSATDRSRSARATGGKQRPPVVLIGGLSLVVLTVAVLQTAVVPVLGVIATQLHASPVAVSWAVTANLLAAAAATPLIGRLADLYSKKLVLLAVLVIVLAGSVLAAATASVPLLIVGRVLQGASYALYPICIAILREELAEDRLVGAMAVLSGTLGFGGGVGLVVTGLLMSGDAGYHRVFWLTTVFTAVVIVVAAVTVPARKPTADGSIDWLGAVGLAGGLSAVLLAITQGNAWGWTSPAATGVLVGGTALLAGWWFWERRITHPLVSTGMLTKRPILLTNLATIFVGMGLYFAFLGLTQFVQMPAETAGYGFGASVLQASLYFLLPGAMAGFLVALVSGRFIDRFGARKVLMVGALAGIAGFVMLALAHHRAWQVIVAGVLANAYISLGYGALPALVVSEVDASETGVATSMNAIARTIGSSTAAAIVAVLLGHSVIPGEASFVTIFVAGAVTAGMAMALIAISRVPDRHRESQQGLAESRAMNHEWG; via the coding sequence GTGGCCGAGGCCGTGAGTGCGACCGACAGGAGTCGGTCCGCCCGGGCCACCGGCGGCAAACAGCGTCCACCCGTTGTCCTGATCGGCGGACTGAGCCTCGTGGTCCTCACCGTCGCCGTGCTGCAGACCGCCGTGGTGCCGGTGCTCGGGGTGATCGCCACGCAGTTGCACGCCTCTCCGGTCGCGGTCAGCTGGGCGGTGACCGCCAACCTCCTCGCCGCCGCGGCAGCGACGCCGCTCATCGGCCGTCTCGCCGACCTCTACAGCAAGAAACTCGTGCTGCTCGCGGTACTGGTGATCGTCCTGGCCGGTTCGGTACTCGCGGCCGCGACCGCCTCGGTGCCGCTGCTGATCGTCGGCCGTGTCCTGCAGGGCGCCTCGTACGCCCTCTACCCCATCTGCATCGCGATCCTGCGCGAGGAACTTGCCGAGGACCGTCTGGTGGGCGCCATGGCCGTGTTGTCGGGCACCCTCGGCTTCGGCGGCGGCGTGGGCCTCGTGGTCACCGGACTGCTGATGTCCGGCGACGCGGGATATCACCGGGTTTTCTGGCTCACCACCGTGTTCACCGCCGTCGTCATCGTCGTCGCCGCAGTGACCGTGCCCGCACGCAAACCCACCGCGGACGGGTCCATCGACTGGCTCGGCGCCGTGGGTCTGGCCGGCGGCCTGTCCGCGGTCCTCCTCGCGATCACGCAGGGCAACGCATGGGGATGGACCTCCCCCGCAGCCACCGGGGTCCTCGTCGGGGGCACGGCACTGCTCGCGGGTTGGTGGTTCTGGGAGCGCCGCATCACCCACCCGCTGGTGTCGACCGGCATGCTCACCAAACGACCTATCCTGCTGACCAATCTCGCGACGATCTTCGTGGGCATGGGTTTGTACTTCGCGTTCCTCGGTCTCACCCAGTTCGTGCAGATGCCCGCCGAGACCGCCGGGTACGGGTTCGGGGCATCGGTGCTGCAGGCGAGCCTGTACTTCCTGCTGCCAGGAGCGATGGCCGGATTCCTCGTCGCACTCGTCAGCGGACGGTTCATCGACCGTTTCGGGGCGCGCAAGGTTCTCATGGTCGGCGCCCTGGCAGGCATCGCGGGATTCGTCATGCTGGCGCTCGCGCACCATCGGGCATGGCAGGTCATCGTCGCCGGCGTGCTGGCCAACGCCTACATCAGCCTCGGTTACGGGGCCCTGCCCGCGCTCGTCGTGAGCGAGGTCGACGCCTCGGAGACCGGTGTGGCGACGAGCATGAACGCGATTGCGCGCACGATCGGCAGCTCGACCGCCGCCGCCATCGTCGCCGTACTGCTCGGGCACAGCGTGATTCCCGGGGAGGCGAGCTTCGTGACCATCTTCGTCGCCGGAGCCGTCACCGCCGGGATGGCCATGGCGCTCATCGCGATATCCCGGGTGCCCGATCGGCACCGCGAATCGCAGCAGGGCCTCGCCGAGAGCCGAGCCATGAACCACGAGTGGGGCTGA
- a CDS encoding polyamine ABC transporter substrate-binding protein, with amino-acid sequence MPNNTDPQLFARLAANRTSRRRFLGGGAAAAAALALGPAVLAACGSGGNGGSEATSPAPDDGSPASGTLRISNWPLYMADGFVAAFQTASGLTVDYKEDFNDNEQWFAKVKEPLSRKQDIGADLVVPTEFMAARIMGLNWLNEINESRVPNKKNLREDLLNSKVDPGRKYTAPYMTGMVGIAYNRAATGRDITKMDDLWDPAFKGRVSLFSDVQDGLGMIMQWQGNSIEDPTTESVQKAADFVREQKDKGQIRRFTGNDYADDLAAGNIAIAQAYSGDVVQLQADNPDLQFVVPESGGDWFIDTMVIPYTTQNQKAAEAWIDYVYDRPNYAKLVAFTQYVPVLSDMSDELAKIDRALAENPLINPPAETSAKLKSWAALTDEQTQEFNTIYTAVTGA; translated from the coding sequence ATGCCGAACAACACCGATCCCCAGCTCTTCGCCCGTCTTGCCGCCAACCGCACCTCGCGGCGCCGTTTCCTCGGAGGTGGTGCCGCAGCCGCGGCGGCACTCGCCCTCGGGCCCGCTGTGCTGGCCGCCTGCGGCAGCGGTGGGAACGGTGGTTCCGAGGCCACTTCTCCTGCGCCCGATGACGGTTCGCCCGCGAGCGGCACCCTGCGGATCTCGAACTGGCCGCTGTACATGGCCGACGGTTTCGTCGCCGCATTCCAGACCGCATCCGGTCTGACGGTCGACTACAAGGAAGACTTCAACGACAACGAACAGTGGTTCGCCAAGGTCAAGGAACCGCTGTCGCGTAAGCAGGACATCGGGGCGGATCTCGTCGTCCCGACCGAGTTCATGGCCGCGCGGATCATGGGCCTCAACTGGCTCAACGAGATCAACGAATCCCGCGTGCCCAACAAGAAGAACCTGCGTGAGGATCTGCTCAACTCCAAGGTCGACCCGGGCCGCAAGTACACGGCCCCGTACATGACCGGCATGGTCGGTATCGCCTACAACCGCGCGGCGACCGGTCGCGACATCACCAAGATGGACGATCTGTGGGACCCGGCGTTCAAGGGACGGGTGAGCCTGTTCTCCGACGTCCAGGACGGGCTGGGCATGATCATGCAATGGCAGGGCAACTCGATCGAGGACCCGACCACCGAGTCCGTACAGAAGGCCGCCGACTTCGTCCGCGAGCAGAAGGACAAGGGCCAGATCCGCCGGTTCACCGGCAACGACTACGCCGATGACCTCGCCGCAGGCAACATCGCCATCGCCCAGGCGTATTCGGGTGACGTGGTGCAGCTTCAAGCGGACAATCCCGACCTGCAGTTCGTGGTCCCCGAGTCCGGCGGCGACTGGTTCATCGACACCATGGTCATCCCGTACACCACGCAGAACCAGAAGGCGGCCGAGGCCTGGATCGACTACGTCTACGACCGGCCCAACTACGCCAAGCTCGTCGCCTTCACGCAGTACGTTCCGGTGCTGTCCGACATGAGCGACGAGTTGGCGAAGATCGATCGCGCGCTGGCCGAGAACCCCCTGATCAACCCACCCGCCGAGACGTCCGCCAAGCTCAAGTCATGGGCGGCGCTGACCGACGAGCAGACCCAGGAGTTCAACACCATTTACACCGCAGTGACCGGAGCCTGA